Below is a window of Candidatus Deferrimicrobiaceae bacterium DNA.
TTCCGGCTGGAGACGGGCCGAACGCACCAGGTCCGGCTGCACTGCGCCCACCTCTCCTGTCCGATCGTCGGGGATGACGTGTACGGAAGGCCGCGGAAAATCGCTCTGGGCGGAGGAAAAGAGGCGGAGACCGTGACGGTTTCCCGCTTTCTGCTCCACGCGTTCCATCTCGGGTTTCTCCACCCCCTCACGGGGCAACCGCTGGAGTTCACGGTGCCGGACCCCCCGGAGTTCGGCGAGTTCCGGGAGGCGGTCCTGGCCGCGGAGGGATGATGCCACATCGGGACAAGCCCCCGTTCGGGATGCGGAGAACGGCTCCGCTCCCTCGCGGGGGGGCCGCTCGCTTCGTCGCTCGCCTTGCGATTCACCCGCAAGGCTGCGCTCAACACCTCCCGGAAAGCTCCGCTCGGACCCCCCCGCTGCGTCGGCTCCGCCGCATTGACCCCCCGTACGCGGGGAAAGGACCATCCAGGGGAGGGCGGTACGTGTGATCCTCCCCACTTTCGTCCAGTCCCCCCTGCTCCGTTCCGTGCCCGGGATCTACCACGCCTTCCCGGGTGTCGACCCCAAGTCCGGGAGGAAAGACGCGGAGAGATTGCGGACCGTGTTCTCCATTCCGCCATCCGTGATCGGCACTCTGAAACAGGTCCACTCCGCGAACGTTCTGGAGTGGGAAGAGGCGGACGCGGTCCGGGGGAGGGGAGGACAGAGGGAGGGGGACGCCTTGTGGACCGCAATCCCGGGGACGGGAGTCGGGGTCCGGACGGCCGACTGCGTCCCGGTCCTGATCGCCGATCCCGGGGTGCCTGTGTGCGCCGCCGTCCATGTCGGATGGCGGGGGTTTGCCGCCGGGATCATCGAAAAGACCGTTCGCCGGCTCGCCCTGCGGTTCGGCCCCGCTTCGACGCGGAGACTCGTCGCGGTTGCCGGGCCTTCGGCCCGAGGGTGCTGCTACGAGATCGGGGAGGAGGTGGCCGACCTTCTTCGGCCGCTTCCCGGGGGAGGGCGCTTTCTCTTCCCGGGGAGGACCGCCGGGAAGTGGACGGCGGACCTCTCGTCCCTCGCCCTGGAGGGGCTGGCCGCCGCAGGGGTGCCAAGGACGAACCTTGCCGCCACCGGACCCTGCACGGTCTGCTCGCCCTCCTTCCATTCGTACCGCCGTGAAAAGTCCTGGACCGGCCGACAGCTAAGTTTTATCTATATCATTGATTCCTTTCCTCCGGAGATTTTCCCGAAACGACAGGAGACCGAATGAGAGGCGACAACACCCGGCTTCGCATCGAAAACGAGATGTTCGGTCGGAGGGAGAAGAAATATTCGGAAGAGGAGCTGGCGAACTACCTGATGAGCCTTCTCATGGACAACGATCCCCTCCTTTCCGCCGTGACGATCGCGATGGATCCCGAGG
It encodes the following:
- a CDS encoding polyphenol oxidase family protein, whose amino-acid sequence is MILPTFVQSPLLRSVPGIYHAFPGVDPKSGRKDAERLRTVFSIPPSVIGTLKQVHSANVLEWEEADAVRGRGGQREGDALWTAIPGTGVGVRTADCVPVLIADPGVPVCAAVHVGWRGFAAGIIEKTVRRLALRFGPASTRRLVAVAGPSARGCCYEIGEEVADLLRPLPGGGRFLFPGRTAGKWTADLSSLALEGLAAAGVPRTNLAATGPCTVCSPSFHSYRREKSWTGRQLSFIYIIDSFPPEIFPKRQETE